aatgttaatgaacatatgtcctatttcaattatttacgaaattataacactttaaagttttaatttttatatcataatttacTGCAACTATAAATTACTAAACTATCATATCAGGTTCATTatcattttgttttaggtaattggattagctatcatatgtcaaagtttgatggtgagctaataaatcaccctgcagaataaaaagaaaaatgaagttGTTGATTAGTACAATGAATTAACTAGGTACTATGACTTGGATATCCGGAGACGTTCCGAGTCTGTGAAAGATATGAGCAAAGAAATTTGGGTCGAGTGCTATGATAAAAGTTTCACAGCTGAAATATCACGACATCAAAACTATCCGGAAGGATCAAGTCCACCGCTTAATTTACAGGTTTTATGAACCTGGAATAGCAGACTAACTGTAAAAACTTGAATGAAGTTTTTCAAAGATTCCACAGtataaaacttataaaaacttaaattgtaataagcgaaatgtaattttcaaattggCTGAAAGCTTTTTGGTTGTACTAGTTCAGACGATAGCTTGAGATAATTTAGATAAGTAGAACGACCTTAGTCATGATAGTCAAGATAGTTGTGTAGAACGATGTGTTCTCAATATGTGTACTAATATCGAGGACATACTTTGGTATGGATAACTTTATACAATTTTgcatacaaaattaataaagttaccTAAATATCGGGATTCAAGAACCGGAATGGATTCTCTGTATAAATTActgaattaataattagagTGAATGTCCAGGATGGTGCCACTCTAACATACATGTATTCTGGAAAGTGTTCTAGTTAATATTAAAGGAACTAATTAGTAAATGCCAATTTACTTTTCAATTCGGTTTTAGGCAAAATAAATCAACCATGCTTTGCTATCAACGGTGTGTATATTCAACATTGTTTTGCGAACAGATTTTGCAGTTAAGCACAACTTTATGATTTGACTGTCTCAATCATGACAGCAATTGGACAAATTGCTTCACACCAATTAGCTTTATTTATATCCTAAAGCATTTGAGTTTTCTGaaaaacattgtttttaatgttattaagttGTGTAACCTTTCTGAAATAAGATGGAGGTGTTGTCAATCGTTTACTGTAATTTTGACACATATgtatatatcaaaattgaaaaaaatcatttttattacgttGCTGTGACTGAAtatgttatataaaatttatcgtGGAATCGTTCTTACAGCttcaataaaataagataTTGCTAGTTGGGTTACCAGCCACTTTTTTCTATTCTATGGCATCATTCatacattttcaataaaatattaaagtactattttgaaattctttAATCCTCGTTGAGTGTCCTGAGGTTGGTTTTAATCGTTTAGCAACATTTTGGTTCACACCAATCAGCTTTTTCCATAGTCTAAAGTAATtggattttcttaaaaacatcTCCTTTAATGTTATTAGCTTGTTCTCAAGAGTGTTTCGATCGTTTAGTACCATTTTGTCATATTCGTTGGTATGTGCTGTCTCTATTTCTTGAAACTTTTGGAACGCATTCCAGaaatatcataataattttttttaattctgtcatCCTCGCCACACATCCTAGAGAGCTTTTAAATCTTCTAGAACCATTTTGAGGTACACCATTTAGTTTTATCTTCATTACAAAGTCTTAGGATTTTATGGAAAACATttcctttaataataaattgatgtGGTTTCTGCTTCATGCTTGATTAGACTTGTATTAAGTCCCGTCCTATTGGGATTCCTCTTATTTGTtagcttttaataattttctagatTACTTAAGTGATTTGAAGAGATCGTAGTAGAGGCCTACGAAGAAATTAGCAACTTCAACTAATTGTTCAATTTGTTATACATTTTGATGATAGAATCACAGGATACCGAAATGTTTCAGAATTAGTAACtgaaatacattaaaaaattacaaatttttctaatataaCCTAGatattataaatgtttttgtaaacttttttcattttatccgACCTTTCAGAAATTTATAGTTGACCGAATCCCCCTGATTTTCTCTCCGTTGTTTTTTGGATGACGACCGAGAGCGTGAAGCCGCATGAAAAAGCTGGCGTCTCTTCTCGTGAAAGGGCGGCATTATAACAATTTGTTATTTCGGGGGCGCCGGTCGGGAACGCTTTCCGCTGATAGTTTTCGGTTTGGGGCCGTCGCGGCGCCCGACTAGTCGTCGCGGTAGCGGCGCCGCGACGCCCAATGGGATGGGAACGGCGCCAGAAAACCGCGGCCCCGAATCCACTGTCTTTCGTTGTTATTCCCAACTGAAAATATATCCGCcttcttttttcaattaacTACTACATTTTACGGCAAAAACTTTTAAGTTACTTTATCTAAATTgcacattattttataatacacTATTAATCAAGTAATTAAGAATTAAAGATGGGGTTTAaacgaatttaattcaaatataaaaaagcaataaacattttttaacttattatttatagattttattacaaatttgggcgcaaaaacatcttttataataattataagtaTTTCAAGATTTTCATACCAATTTCATACACCCATAGCCATCTATACCCGTATTACCAAACTCTTCATTACATCATTTGATTCGTAGATGGCGCAAAATGTAAGAGAGCGCTAAAatacaaattgattttttaagtttcactTTCTTCTctaattctttaattatttttgttttatttttaaattaaattttccacCAACATTAtctaacaaatattaaaaagaataaaacgaatactttaaattacataataaaCAACGTAGCTTTAACTCATATAATCCTAGTTTTCGAAAGTTTTAATTCACGGTTTATACAGTCAAAGAGTTTCTTTATTCGCCTCACATACCTTGGAAGGTATTATTGATATACCACCTGTAAAGTATATAGAAAGTTGAAAGTAGCGGGGAGTCGAGGTCGGTACTAAAACTTCTTTCGTGAGCTTACCTTggttgtggtaaaagttttcttaGAGTTCGCGCTAGTTGACATTTAACAATGTGAATTGTTACAAGAAATCAGTTAATTGTGGGAGtgttaacatttaaaacttgtatttattctaattttagtttaaaaatttagttaataGTTTTTGTTGAACAAGTAAgtcgtttttaaatttgagacacctcaatttctttttattattttttagttgttataaTGATGTCTgtgattgttttattaatactttttggCCAATATGTTATGATTCATGGGGAATATATTCCACCGGGACCTTTATATCGTTGTCCAAAAGACTCACTTTTGATACATCCATGTAAATGTGTCGAAGAATCGGATATTGGCGTAAAAATTAGATGCGAAAATTCTAATTTGGGTAGTATGAGTGttggtttaaataatttagcaACATTTAATTTGCCAATAGAGGAGTTAACCTTGTATAAATGTCATATAGGTAAGAAAAAACAATTctaatttacaattaatttttatttatgccAAGAAAGTAGTAAAGAAATAGATTGAGAATTGAGGTTAAGTGTGTTTTTATTAAGCTCTCGTGAGAGTTctagaaaaacataaatttcgtTTGCATTAACTTTCCATTAATACGTTCTCTTATTATCTTCGAATCTCAACACAGTTTATTATTTGTTCCCAAAAGTTTGGGCCACTATCTTTCTTCTTCTCATTGTTTACATGACATTATCATATCTTGCACAGCAAGCATTGGACAGCACTGGAGTTTGCCTGATATACAGAGAAGAAATAAGGAAAGTAAAAAGAAAGAGCAATTAAACAAtgatagaaaaagaaaaaaacggtTAGATGGAAAATCTGCTGATGAGAGGAGATGGGATGACCCATGATTTCCTGGAGGCAGCAATGCGACCACAAGGGTTAGCCCATTGTTAGTGGAGTTCGATAGGATAGAAGACAGATAAGATCAAAAAGCTATTATGTGACCCTGGAGAAGCTTGCCCTCTGATGTGTCTATCATTCCTCAAACAGctgaaataaaatagaatagaTTATTAGCTCGATACGAAATAGGAAATAAAGGAGGAACTTGAAGTACTTAGCGACCACGTCATCATCTTCCTATCATTCACTGGAACCAGCCAGTCAGCTTTGAAATCCTAAATAAATTGGGAATCctaaaaagattttcaaaacatctCCTAAATAGTCAACTTATTGATACctaattaaaagaatcatcAACGCGTGCTACAAAACGCTCAAGAGAACAACAAATAAGGATGACCACAGAAAGCTGAAGCCAGCAACTCTGGAGAagataatgaaaaaagaagAGAATGCATAAAAGAGCGTATAGAGGAGGAACAAGCTGCAAGAGAACGAtctaaaaagcaaaaaaatatctttcgaTTCAGAAGACTCGTGCGGTGGACATCTTGACAAAGACACCATCCACAGCTAGTGCTGTAAGGTTCACAGTCCTTCAAGAGAAGAGAACCGCAGAAGAAAGATTCAGGAGAAATTCTTTCTGGAAAGACAATATCATCAACGAGGTTCTTAAAAGCTGCGTTCTAGCGAATTTCCTGGTGGAAGGTCATCCTGCACGTCTTCAATTACTGCTTGATAGACAATGGACCGGTTGATTTTCGATGATTTGGAATGAGTCTCAATTCATATTAGTAGAGAGACCTTTGAATCCTGGTCAAGAATAGTCATACCCCATTCTGTGCCTTCTGAGTGCAGTTGGGATATTACTTACAAAATTGATTGATAACAGACTCACTTATCAATTTGAAGCTACTGTCAGAACAATAAATAAGGATGACCATAGAAAGCTGAAGTATTGCTGGAGTCTAGAGAAGAGAATGAAGAAAGAAGACAATGCACAAAAGAGCGTATAAAAATGCAGTTGAGGAACAAACTCTTTCGATTTAGAAGACTCGATGTGGTGGACAGCTTGACAAGGATACAATTCACAGCCAAGTCAATAGAAAAGAATCGATCCCTACACCAAGGACATCTTTGCACCGCTGAAGCTCAGAAGTTCTCTCTGGAGAGATGATATCACGAGATTCTTAAAAGCTCCGTTGAAACGAATTTTGAGGGCTTCCTGCACGTCTTGAATAACTGCTTGATGGACAATAGACCGGCTGATATAGTCGAGTCTCGTCGAGTCAATAGAAGGAgtcttaattaatattaagagaaaaatcttttaatccTGGTTAGATATAGTCATATCATATGCTTTCTAAGTGCAATCGAGATATTATTTGAGAACTTGATCAATAAAAGCCTCACCAACTTCCTTGAAGCAGCTGTCGTCTTAAGCGACTTCCAATTTGTGTAGAGAAACGAAAGAGAATCTTACACAGAGCCTCACAGAGGGTATTTAATGTGATGTTACTGATTGATATCAAAAACGCATTCGTTCAACTTATTCCATTGGAGCGAGAGAATGtaactttaaacttttttcGCACATATCTCTCATTATGATTATGATATCCCAATTATTGATGTCACAAGAATAACTGGTTCATGAAGAGCGACACTTCACCCGGACGATTTCGTAATATTAGTGGAGAGGGTAACAAAGAAAGTAATGATAGACAAAGATGAGTATTCTATTAACAAAGTTAATTGCAGAATGTCTCGTAAACATGGCCCTAAAACTGGAGAAATCAACGAATTTAAGCATTTCTGAAGAAACATAGTGGCCTCCATTGTATGATTTGTCATTATCGTGGTGTTACTCAGAAATACGAAGAGATCCATGGTCCACTTTACTGTACTATTCGAACGATTGATTGAAAATATACAATTACGATCACATCCTAATAAGAAATTTGGAAAGTAGAGGAATAAACCACGACCAAGGATGTACACCAACAAATGATAGAGCAGGAACAGGGAAGATGACAGAAATACTCACATGTAGGGAAACGTTGTGAAGACTATCTTTTGCCCTAGAAGACGTCCCATTATTATGTGCTCTATAAAAATGATCCAATTGAGTTCGTAATATTAACTATTACTGTTACATAACTCACTATCTTCCTTGCGAAGCCTGCATATGGCTTTCTATAAATAATCGCTGTTCTGCCACTTTAAGTTAAACTACGCCACTCTGAATAAATTCGTGAATTTCAGTATTAAATCTCAGTAATCTTAAAGTTCATTTTGACTTTAATTCTTCAGAGTTGCTCAGAATTGTTAGTTCATTGAGCTATTTTGGAATAACTTATTGAATGAGTTATTATGACCGAGTCattcttttttcaattatataaCTCCAAACTATTCTGGAATATCTACTTTTAAAATCAGCACGCTTTCTAAATTTTATTGCAAGAAATTGAAGTTTTGTAATTCTAAGCTTCTGTAGAGTAATTCCTTGAACATATTACTATAAAAGTGTTATTCTAGAATAATTTAGATAAGAAACAACTAGAAATGTTGTTAATTGCTAACGTCTATAACAGAAATTAGACACGATTAGAAGGAAAgatatgttattaaaataaattatttagaattaaataaagaaaaaataatctatataaaattttagtcCAATTCTGACAATTTGAAAGTTACAAAGTTAAATAGCTACAACGCTAGATAAGTTTCTAATTTTCAAAGCGATGTTTTTAATAGCTATCATttattgtaacatcgaaattAGAAACGATGAAAGAAAATGTTGatgatataaattgtttataatgaaatgaggaaaaaataatcttaacaCAATTGTAACCTATCTCTGTTAATTTGGAAGCAacaacattaaataatttctaactTTCAAAATACTGATTTTAGTGCTTTTTATTTACTGTAACTCCGAAATTCGAAATGATGGaaagaaatgttattaatacaaattgtttataataaagtaaacaaaaaatagtcttaacataattttaacctaactttgtTAATTTGTGTGCAACTACgctaaataatttctaatctCCAAAATAATGATCTTAATAGATATCATCCATTATAATATCGAAATTAGTAACGATCTgaggaaatatttttgatataaattgtttataatgaaataagGCAAAACTAATCTGAATACTATTTTAATCTAACTGTGTTAATTTGTAAGCTACAACTCTAACTAATTTCTAACTTCcaaaataatgattttaatagatATCATTTGCTATAACACTGAAATTAGTAACGATGTGAGGAAATGTTGTTgatataatttgtttataatgagaTAAGGAAACATTAAtctcaatattattttaaccTAACTGTGTTAATTTGTAAGCTACAACGCTAACTAATTTCTAACTTCAAAAGtaatgattttaatagatATCATTTGCTATAACACTGAAATTAGTAACGATGTGAGGAAATGTTGTTgatataatttgtttataatgagataaggaaaaattaatctcaatattattttaaccTAACTGTGTTAATTTGTAAGCTACAACGCTAACTAATTTCTAACTTCAAAAGtaatgattttaatagatATCATTTGCTATAACACTGAAATTAGTAACGATATGAGGAAATGTTGTTgatataatttgtttataatgagataaggaaaaattaatctcaatattattttaaccTAACTGTGTTAATTGGTAAGCTACAACGCTAACTAATTTCTCACTTCcaaaataatgattttaatagatATCATTTGCTATAACACCAAAATTAGAAACGATGGAAGGAAATGTTATTAatctaaattgtttataatgaaatgaggaaaaaataatcttaacaCAATTGAAACCTATCTCTGTTAATTTGGAAGCAACAACGTTAAAAAGTTTCTAACTTTctaaataatgattttaatgcTTTCTATCTACTGTAACTCTGAAATTCGAAATGATGGaaagaaatgttattaatataaatcgtttataataaAGGAACGAAAAAATAGTCTTAACataattttaacctaactttgtTAATTTGTAAGCTACAACGCtaactaatttttaagatttaaaataatgattttaatagatATCATCTACTATAACACTGAAATTAGTAACAATCTGAGGAAATAGTGttgatataaattgtttataatgaaataagGGAAAAGTAATCTCAATACTATTTTAACCTAACTGTGTTAATTTGTAAACTACAACGCTAACTAATTTCTAACTTCAAAAGTAATGATTATAATAGATATCATCTACTATAACACTGAAATTAGTAACGATCTGAGGAAATGGTGttgatataaattgtttataataaaataaggaAAAAGTAATATGAATACTATTTTAACATAACTGTGTTAATTTGTAAGCTACAACGCTAACTAATTTCTAACATCcaaaataatgattttaatagatATCATCTACTATAACACTGAAATTAGTAACGATCTGAGGAAAGGTTGttgatataaattgtttataatgaaataagGAAAAAGTAATCTCAATACTATTTTAACCTAACTGTGATAATTTGTAAGCTACAACGCTAACTAATTTCTAACTTCcaaaataatgattttaatagatATCATATACTATAACACGGAAATTACTAACAGTACTCGTATTTGAGGAAAtgttgttgatttaaattgtttataatgagaTTAGGAAAAATTAATCTCAATACTATTTTACCCTAACTGTGTTAATTTGTAAGCTACAATGCTAACTAATTTGTAACTTCcaaaataatgattttaatagatACCTCTGATTTGCTATAACACTGAAATTAGTAACGATGCAAGGAAATGTTGTTGATGTAAATTGTTTATCATgaaataaggaaaaaataatCTCAACTCAATTTGAATCTAACTCCGTTAATTTGTAAACTGCAATGTTAAATAGTATCTCATTTccaaaataatgttttcaaTAGTTAACATCTATTGTAACACCGAAGTTAAAGACGATCGATAGAAATGTTATTGATAtcaattgtttataataaaataacgaaaaaataacctcaatacaattttaaactaaatctgTTAATTTGTAAGCTACAACGCTAAACAACTTCTAACTTGCAAACtaatgattttaatagttCTCATTTATTGTGACACCGAAATTAGAAACGAcggaagaaaatgttattgacacaaattgtttataataaaataagaaaagaataaTCTATAACCAACTGTATTTCAACTCTGTTCATTATTGATATACAGCGTTAAATGGTTAAACATTTCAACTCTCAAAttgatgttaataattaacatcTGTAGTAACGCCGAAATTAGAAATGATGGAAGGAAATATTATtggtataaattgtttatcttgaaataaggaaaaaataatctattcacaattttaattcaactcgATCAGTTTATAAGCTATTGTGTATACATTAAATACCTTGTAACTCTGAAAATCACGTTTTTgatagataataaattaaataacaccgaaatttaaatcaatggAAGGATACGTTATGAACATAAActgtttataatgaaataagaagaaaataatccatgattgataatataattaattttcagttaaattaatcaatttatttttatttcagcaAGATTATTTGGAAgtttattatacaaattacAATTACGAACACTTTACATTGAAGACACTCCTATAGAAACGATGGATCAACATGCTTTTCTAGGTGTCAACAATACTTTAAATGAACTACatatattaaattcaaatttaatcgattttcCAAAAGATGCATTCAaagtaaattttcaaactcaaaTTAAaccataacttaattaattttaaaacagattTTAGGAAATTTGACCCTTCTTGTAATTAAAGGTCATAACATATCTTCTTTATCCCCCGATATTTTAGCAGACAGTGATTTACCTAGTAGATTACTAAGATTCCATCTCACTGAGGGGCCTTTATCATCAATAGATCCGAACAGCTTACAATCCATGAGAAAGTTAAAAACGTTGGATTTACACGGAAATCGTCTCAAAGACCTTAAAAGGAACCAATTTCGAGGCCTTAGGGAAGTCGAGGTGTTGGACCTAAGTCATAACGGCATTATTAAGCTCGATTCGAGCCACGTCGCCGACTTAATCAAGATGGGATGGTGCAACGTTTCTCATAACTTGATAACGGAAATTGCTAGGTCAGGATGTGGTGCGATTCCTAAGGAATATAAATACTGATTTTATGCGAATTAGGGGTGCGTTTGCGAGAAATGCCGTCTTGAAGGTGCTCAACATGTcccataataaaattaaacggATCGATTCGACTACATTCCGAGGAATGAGGTTTTTAAGAAGACTTTATCTTTCCGACAATTTAATTGCTGATGTTGCAAGGGGAACTTTTGCTTCAATTACGAGGATTGGAACCGTTGATTTagcaagaaattttattaagaaaattgacTACCAAATGTTTTATCAATTACAAGTTATTGAGGtaaattcattaattgttatgttataaattatttttttatttcttttttatagcACATTGATTTATCTGAAAACAACATCACAATAATTGAAAAACAAgcttttaaagatatttatttgtCTTTAATAAACGTGTCGCATAACGCAATTGAAACGATTGAATCAGGAGCTTTTGAAAATTGCGTAAACATAACGATTTTAGATATGacttataacaaaattaaaacgattcCAAAACGAGCTTTCGACGAAACAACTTACGCCACGGAATTAAGATTTTCTTATAATCTATTTACGGAGTTGAGTCAAATTCCGCTTCAGAACATGACCGGGTTGAAACTTttaaacgtttcccataacgAAATTGTGAATATAAGTAAAAATACCTTCCCGAAGCTTTACGAACTACACACAATCGATTTATCATATAATAACTTAACGGACATATACAATTCGGTTTTTCAAGTGTTGTTTTCGCTGAGAACTTTGGATTTAAGTCACAATCACTTGGAGAAATTAAAGCCGGGGACTTTCGGGACGTTGCCTACGTTGCTCGAGTTAGATTTAAGCTACAATCGTCTTAAGGATATTCCTAGAAGCGCCTTATCGAAGTTAGCCAGCACGCGAAAGCTTTCCCTTAAgggaaataaattaaactccTTGTTCATTCTGCCGATATCCACATCGCATTTGGATCTTAGTTATAACGAGTTCAAAGAGATCCCACCAAAATTATGGCCGAGTATGAATTCCCTACTCAGTCTCgatttaagcaataattaTATCGCGGATAATCTCGTGAAAGGAAGCTTTTTGGGATTATTAACTTTACAAACTCttaatttgaattataatGGATTAACGAAACCCCCTTGGGAAGCACTTAGCGATTTTACAtctttacaatatttattcttGGAagtaagattttctttttattttattatttttattatttttttggaatttattaTAGGGTAACAACATAACGAAACTGGAAAAATCGGCTTTTGGCGTATTACCGGTTGTATTCGAATTAAATTTGGCTCACAATCAGATTGGTAACGTTAGCGAAAAGGCTTTTGATGGTCTCTTGCAGATGCTCAAGCTGAATCTGACACATAACAATTTGACGTACATCCCTAACGGCGCCTTTCTGGGTAAGAATGGGGATGAAATGGAAATCGCGAGAATGGAGTGGGTTTCCATTAGAGATTGTTTCGAGTTTTGTTTGAAACAGAGAAATTACATTATACAACTTTAATGAGGGAAATATTCGTTTTCTGGATATATACTATCTCATTGGGGACTTGTTGTTTGCCGAacgagttttaatttaaaattttaaaaacgaacGAAACTTTTCAcgttaaaacaatatttatttttaattttaggtttgGTTGCGCTGAAAACTTTGGATTTgtcgtttaataaaattgaaaaattggaTAATAAAACGCACGGGTTATTGGACGATTTGTTATCTTTAGAACATGtaagtttttataatattgtaaattCTTTCAACTATAATTCTATTATGATTATGGAGTTAATTTGCGTATGCCAATCTCTCTAttacaaattcaaattaatcatCGACCTCAACACCATACGCAATAACAAAGCAAAAGCCGATCATATCAGTATGTTTCAGCATTAAAGCTATTCATACCGTTCTTGGTTATAGGTTTTTACTAAATCTGAACACAAACAAAGGAGAcataattaagttaaattgCGATAGTTCAGTCATTTAAATTGAACAAATTACTCAATGTAATCGGTACCCCTCATTTCCTTTGATGTTGCCACAATATCTAtatttagttttgatttaGTTAATTGCATCTAATCTTGACGTCGCGTACATTTTTCTGCAACCTCTATATGTCAATTCCTCATCGTTGGAATCCGACTCGAAATCTTTATTATCCGTAACTTAACGCTTTATTTGTATTGCTTGCATTATCAAAATCCTCGTCTGGAAAAGTTGAAAGTATTCTTAACCTTGATCTATTACCCTCGTTTCCATTTGTAGAATCAATCTTTTCTAGTTTCACTTACCGAGAAGAAATTTAAACTCAGGATGAAAACAAGTTACGCAATATTGCTTAATATTGTAGATTGTTGCCTAATAATCCGAAGCTGAGTTCGTGCTTTGCTTCGCTGTGAAAAACATACTGATTAGGGACTACAACTACACTTGTGCCTTTGGGCTTTTCCTTCTCTCTCTTTCCCATTTCGCCATAATTACCTTTCTGAAAGGAGATTCATGTGAAGTTTATCACGATTTCTCTTGTTCATATTTTGACTGCGAGTTTGCCCAAGTTGAATTCTGCAAACTCATATTTCTTCTTTGTTTCTTTCTGTCTTTATTCTTTGCGGAAATGGGCGCACTTAAAGGTTGTGTGGAGAAGAATATACAAATCAACCGAGTCCAACACTAGTTTCTGTATGTCTTTCAGATATTGGTGGAATATTTCATTCCTTGTGACGGTTTATGTGGTAAAGCTTTTGCTCAACCAGTGTATTTGTCCCACCATTCTTGTTACTTATGGTAATTggtttctttattttgtatgAGTTTTCGTCTCCTGTCTGCCAATTTCTGATATGAGGGTGCCAACTAATGCTGTCTTATGAGACTGCTGCCAACTCTTTTAACATCATGCGGTATGCCGACGTGGAAGTACTTTCTAAATTTAATGACATCTTATCATGTTGGAGCCGTATAAATGGCCATTGATATGACAACTAATGTTATCTCCTTTTTTGGAAATAAGCCCTGTtgggttgttgtatattttggCATCTGCGTAATACGTAGTACTTTGTCCAGATAGATTCCAAGGTGTTTTATCTATCGTTAGCCCTTGATGGTCTGTGGCCCAACTTTTATATCTACTGCCATTAATATGCTTCTGTTCTCCAAATAATCATTTCAGTTTTATTCTCAGGTAGTTGCATGCTGAATTCTTTGTACGCAGGACTCAGCATTGTCTTTTATTATGGTTTCGcatttttcttctattaccaCTAACGGATAATGAGCGAAAATCACCAGTGATACGCATTCCTCTAACCTCACCTTGAATACTCGGCCATAGCACACATTCCAGAATGTTGCATTATTCGATCCGCGAAGGACTTAATAGGAATATTTATCCCTTCTAAAATCTGCTTTTCTCTTAAAGcttcatttatttttcttcgcAGTCGAGAGTTAAACGCTCAATTCAACCTTACCCAAATCAACACCAGCTCAACCCAATTTATCgtaacctttttatttttttatagagaGGAGCAGCGATGGGACTACCCT
This genomic stretch from Onthophagus taurus isolate NC chromosome 7, IU_Otau_3.0, whole genome shotgun sequence harbors:
- the LOC111420639 gene encoding protein artichoke, with protein sequence MMSVIVLLILFGQYVMIHGEYIPPGPLYRCPKDSLLIHPCKCVEESDIGVKIRCENSNLGSMSVGLNNLATFNLPIEELTLYKCHIARLFGSLLYKLQLRTLYIEDTPIETMDQHAFLGVNNTLNELHILNSNLIDFPKDAFKILGNLTLLVIKGHNISSLSPDILADSDLPSRLLRFHLTEGPLSSIDPNSLQSMRKLKTLDLHGNRLKDLKRNQFRGLREVEVLDLSHNGIIKLDSSHVADLIKMGWCNVSHNLITEIARGAFARNAVLKVLNMSHNKIKRIDSTTFRGMRFLRRLYLSDNLIADVARGTFASITRIGTVDLARNFIKKIDYQMFYQLQVIEHIDLSENNITIIEKQAFKDIYLSLINVSHNAIETIESGAFENCVNITILDMTYNKIKTIPKRAFDETTYATELRFSYNLFTELSQIPLQNMTGLKLLNVSHNEIVNISKNTFPKLYELHTIDLSYNNLTDIYNSVFQVLFSLRTLDLSHNHLEKLKPGTFGTLPTLLELDLSYNRLKDIPRSALSKLASTRKLSLKGNKLNSLFILPISTSHLDLSYNEFKEIPPKLWPSMNSLLSLDLSNNYIADNLVKGSFLGLLTLQTLNLNYNGLTKPPWEALSDFTSLQYLFLEGNNITKLEKSAFGVLPVVFELNLAHNQIGNVSEKAFDGLLQMLKLNLTHNNLTYIPNGAFLGLVALKTLDLSFNKIEKLDNKTHGLLDDLLSLEHINLSNNKISFISRKMFPSNPYYPYKLYDIDLSYNHMPIITYDLIFGTSKVKKLNISHNAIGDVRKYVLGNLTSLQILDLSYNKMNDLMEEDVFKLPPNMTQLYLRNNLLGSLPWKEVNKLELLDLRFNNIESINSELTKLIVQDADVFLEGNPISCDCFVRPFKRYISKLLEVKEIYKPVKCLSPPFLYEKLLYEVPEEKLNCPSNVNTTILMEGNPGDYEITPDLRFREFNVKEKKLRVKWRVMKNEDIGDTYLVVRKTNSPSTVVFEATVPYFQRSFMFDNKWTRKFLGERIENEVCLIALDSKSIVRNLYQEQCKGVIESRGNAVVINNVVILQVVLVCFFKLF